The Culex pipiens pallens isolate TS chromosome 2, TS_CPP_V2, whole genome shotgun sequence DNA window GTTCAAGAAGTGTACGCGCCTTCCCCGCTCCCACACCCTCACGATCGGCTCGGAAGCAAGTATTTGGACATTAATCTAAGTCTGCACATCTGCATGTTGTGTCTGGGCGTTCCTCGGCGGTGTCGCGCAGGAAGATCTACGCGGTTGTGTGGTGTAGATGCAAATTGAATCTAGCATATATACTAATTGCACTTGCCACATTAATAATCTCATCTCGTCATTAATTAATTCCGAAAGCAGAACCTGGCCCGCCATGTCTGTGCGGGGTCCAGACCGTCGTGTACGCGGAGTTGGTGCTTCGCCGGCAATCTAAATTGCCATCAATTGTCAGGACGTTTAAACGCTAGGGCGAGTTCTATTATTAACGGATTAATTTTGGTGCGCGTTTCGGAGTAGGTTTGCAACACTGTTGCGAACTTCGTTCGCGTAACCCATTCAGGAGCCATATGTTACCGCTCGGCGGCCATAATTGGAGGGGGGCCCCCAGAGAAAGTACCCGGTTCTCACGCCAATTGTGCCCATTTTTATCAAACTTTGGCGTTCGTTGATCTACATACACAAAACCCAGCACTTGCGCGAGCGCCGAAAAACCAGCCCAACCAACGCTCGCTCAATTGATCCATCGCTCACACGGTCCAGCTTATCTCAAGTGTTGATCTTCATCTTTCCTCCCCTACCCCATCCTGCGTGCCTCACGAACTGGCCAAGTGGCCATTTTTCTCGCGCTCCACGGTCCCGAGAATCGTACCAGATTTTATTGATGCTCGCGCGGTCAGCTTACTGTACCGACAATTAACGTCATTCAGCGTGGTCTCGTAGATCAGCAGGAACCACCTGACGCACACTTAATGACCCCTGCGCGGGTCCCATGGACGACCATCAACTCCGGGGCCTCCGATACCTCCGATTAGATTAGGCGCTCTTCAAATCGCTTTATTCCCCTCCCGGTTTTCAATCGGGGTCCAAATCAACGACGAATACATAAAGCTGAACCGGTTAACGCTCACATGTGTCTTCCTGGGACCATctgcggtggcggcggcggcggcggcctcGCCGCCAGGGCACCCCCTGGTCAGCTCATAACGTCGATAATAATAATCAATTCATTTgattaatataataataattattattgctTTTGTCCAATTCATGGACTGCGTCGAGGGACCCCAATCAATCGCCAAGCGAGAACAGGGGAGTTCGAAATTAAAACCCGTAAAATAAATTGAGTCCCCGCCGTGGTGAATTCCATAAAAGAGATCCCCGGGAGGACAATCCCGAAGCTCCCAATAATGGCAATAAAAGCGATCACGGTGGTAATCAATTTGGATTTCGGCTCCGGCCGAAGACGATGATCGAAATCCAATCagtatgaaaattatttttcgggGCCTTTTTTCCTAGCTTTTTGTGGAGGAGATGACATTACGGACACCTCGGAATGGGTTCCCGCGCCCTCGCGGCGCGGCTCGGTGAAGCCAATAAATTAGAGATTTGGGCCAATATTTTAATTATgggaatttaaataattaagaTATCGGTTTTAATTGGGGCAGAGAAATTCCTGCGAGCACGCACCTTGGGCCGCGATCGTAAACTGCGGGCTTACGGGGACACTAATTAAGTGGGAAAAGATACGGACGCTGATAGGATTATTCCGGAGCGTATACGATAAGCCGAGGGTGTCAAGCCCGGTGTAGCGTCGTTTGTCCTGCCAGATTGTAATGAGATTTACTTGTTTTCTTCCCTTTTCAGAACCACAATTTTCGGCGATCCGTCTCGCAACAGAATCACTGACCTAATGACGATGGCGGATGGTAGCTATGACCCAATGGGGCACATCCAGACGGGTCGGCAGCATCCTCACTCGCACCATCCGGCGCACCATCACCATGGTACGACcggtggtggcggcggtggAGGTAACACCTTCCACCAGCTCGAAACCCTGCAGCTGCTTCACCAGCGGTACCAGCAGCAACAGCTGGCGGcactccagcagcagcaaccgtCCCCGTCCAGCGTagagaacaacaacaacctgCCCTCGACGGCCAACCACAATCTGTTCCGATCGGAGCAGAAGAAGCACAAGCGAAAGCGACTGTCAGCGGTCCTGGACAAGCTGCACCACAACGGCGtaaaccacaacaacaacaatgtcgGCGAGGTCAGCTACAAAATCAAGCGATCAGAGTCGCGCTCCAGCGCCGAAGAGTCCGTCGAAGATGTGTTCCCGTACTCGGCCAGCCCCCGCATCAGCGTGAGCCCACTCCGGCTCAACGAGTCCGACGAGAACAACATGAACCAGGTACAAATCAAACAGGAACCTCAACAGTATCTGTACAAACAGCTGCAGTACATGAACCCGCTGGCACTGTTCAACTACTTCCCGCAGCAAACCAAACTCCTGTATCAGGAGATTGCTCGGGCGCGGAGCCACTCCGACTCGGAActtcagcaacagcagcagccgccTCAACCGAAACCCGAGGAACCCTCCTCCCCTGTCGCCACCCCACAGGAACCTCAAGATCCGCAGGAATACCCGCTAGATCTCTCCATGAAATCGTCCCCTTCACCGTTGGCCTGCTCGCCGGCCGGCGGCGCCTCCCAGCTGCTCCACAGCACGCCTAGTCTCGAGTCTGTGATCAAGCAGGAACCGAAGTTGACCTTCACGCCGCCCCCTGCCCAGCACCAACCCCAACCCCAACCCCATCAGCTGCCATCGATCGTCAAGGGTGACGTCGCGTCCAACAACACCAAAAAGTCCGCCGCCGCGTGCTACAACCTGAACGTGTCGCCCGTCGTCGAGGAGATGCCGCCCGGGTCGGACGTCGCGTACATGTGCCCCGTCTGCGGGCAGCTGTTCTCGCTCCAAGATCGGCTCGCCAAGCACATGGCGTCGCGCCACAAGAGCCGCTCCAGCTCGACGGACATCACCAAGTCGTACATGTGCGACGTGTGCCAGCGGTCGTTCGCGCGGTCCGACATGCTGACGCGGCACATGCGCCTCCACACCGGCGTCAAGCCGTACTCGTGCAAGGTGTGCGGCCAGATCTTCTCCCGCTCGGATCACTTGTAAGTAGCCTTGATTGCCACCCAAATGATACTACACCCAAATGAAATTCCTGTGACATCCAATTCGACAACCGATTCATCGCTTTCATTGactcccagtcacgaaatattctagcagggctggttctgccagaatacTGCTAGAATGGTGGAGCATTTCTGCTAGAACTCCTCTGCTAGAATTTACGTAAAAAGGAGGTCAAAATATCTAAcctcaattcaaaaaaaatcagtggccattgtcgaagtgtaaacaaagagtctatcctgctcacgtcagtggatgtttacatcaggaacgagcaggatagactctttgtttatatTTCGACATTGGCCCATTTTTTTAGCTGAGATTTTTTCACAAGTTGGATTTCTCTCCCAAATTTTTcgccttttaaattttaacagtaGTTTTCAAAAGGACACAAGAACCATTTGTGAACAAAGC harbors:
- the LOC120420813 gene encoding zinc finger protein GLI4 isoform X2, producing the protein MTMADGSYDPMGHIQTGRQHPHSHHPAHHHHGTTGGGGGGGNTFHQLETLQLLHQRYQQQQLAALQQQQPSPSSVENNNNLPSTANHNLFRSEQKKHKRKRLSAVLDKLHHNGVNHNNNNVGEVSYKIKRSESRSSAEESVEDVFPYSASPRISVSPLRLNESDENNMNQVQIKQEPQQYLYKQLQYMNPLALFNYFPQQTKLLYQEIARARSHSDSELQQQQQPPQPKPEEPSSPVATPQEPQDPQEYPLDLSMKSSPSPLACSPAGGASQLLHSTPSLESVIKQEPKLTFTPPPAQHQPQPQPHQLPSIVKGDVASNNTKKSAAACYNLNVSPVVEEMPPGSDVAYMCPVCGQLFSLQDRLAKHMASRHKSRSSSTDITKSYMCDVCQRSFARSDMLTRHMRLHTGVKPYSCKVCGQIFSRSDHLSTHQRTHTGEKPYKCPQCPYAACRRDMITRHMRTHTRYERSGSAGGGSNSPGSSSPASMDSKPLLLPVVSLASGASARAVKKEAYGSGSPGGYVIETKTES
- the LOC120420813 gene encoding zinc finger protein GLI4 isoform X1, with protein sequence MLHINRTTIFGDPSRNRITDLMTMADGSYDPMGHIQTGRQHPHSHHPAHHHHGTTGGGGGGGNTFHQLETLQLLHQRYQQQQLAALQQQQPSPSSVENNNNLPSTANHNLFRSEQKKHKRKRLSAVLDKLHHNGVNHNNNNVGEVSYKIKRSESRSSAEESVEDVFPYSASPRISVSPLRLNESDENNMNQVQIKQEPQQYLYKQLQYMNPLALFNYFPQQTKLLYQEIARARSHSDSELQQQQQPPQPKPEEPSSPVATPQEPQDPQEYPLDLSMKSSPSPLACSPAGGASQLLHSTPSLESVIKQEPKLTFTPPPAQHQPQPQPHQLPSIVKGDVASNNTKKSAAACYNLNVSPVVEEMPPGSDVAYMCPVCGQLFSLQDRLAKHMASRHKSRSSSTDITKSYMCDVCQRSFARSDMLTRHMRLHTGVKPYSCKVCGQIFSRSDHLSTHQRTHTGEKPYKCPQCPYAACRRDMITRHMRTHTRYERSGSAGGGSNSPGSSSPASMDSKPLLLPVVSLASGASARAVKKEAYGSGSPGGYVIETKTES